AAATTCGTGGAAAATAAGTTTATCGCCCAGTTGGAAGTGAACAAACAGTTGATGGAGTTCATCTCTAATCAAAAGCGCACTTGGACGAGTGACGAAGATTTTATCAAAGGATTATATGAAAAAATAATTGCTTCAGATATCTATAAAGAATACATGGCTTCTTCGGATAGCTCTTACGATGACGATCGTGAATTGTGGAGAAAGCTCTACAAGACATTTGTTTTCAATGACGAAGCCCTGGATACCTTACTTGAAGATCAAAGCCTCTATTGGAATGACGATAAGGAAATAGTTGATACGTTTGTATTGAAGACGATCAAGCGTTTTGAAGAAAAAAACGGTGCTAACCAAGAGTTACTGCCCGAATTCAAGGATGATGAAGACCAGGAATTCGCCCGTCGTTTGTTCCGCCGTACTATTTTGAACTGTGACTACTATCGTCATCTTATCAGTGAAAATACCCGTAATTGGGATTTGGATCGTGTGGCTTTTATGGACGTTATAATTATGCAGTGTGCATTGGCTGAAATTTTGAGTTTTCCGAATATTCCGGTAAGCGTTTCGCTGAATGAATATGTGGACATTGCAAAAGTATATAGCACAGCTAAGAGTGGCAGTTTTGTCAACGGTACTTTGGATGGGATAGTTAATCAATTAAAAAAAGAAGGTAAGTTAACG
Above is a window of Bacteroides helcogenes P 36-108 DNA encoding:
- the nusB gene encoding transcription antitermination factor NusB, with product MINRVLIRLKIIQIVYAYYQNGSKNLDSAEKELFFSLSKAYDLYNYLLMLMIALTNYAQKRIDAAKSKLAPTAEELYPNMKFVENKFIAQLEVNKQLMEFISNQKRTWTSDEDFIKGLYEKIIASDIYKEYMASSDSSYDDDRELWRKLYKTFVFNDEALDTLLEDQSLYWNDDKEIVDTFVLKTIKRFEEKNGANQELLPEFKDDEDQEFARRLFRRTILNCDYYRHLISENTRNWDLDRVAFMDVIIMQCALAEILSFPNIPVSVSLNEYVDIAKVYSTAKSGSFVNGTLDGIVNQLKKEGKLTKN